The DNA segment GTTTTTAGCCATTTTGCGACGATATCGCTGACGACACAAATGAATAATGTGTTTCTGTTCTCTGGGCGTGAAGTTAAGCCAGTTGAAGCGTTCCTCACGTTTACGCATACACCCTTTGCAGTATCCTCGCTCATCGGTAGTACATACACCGATACAGGGGCTGGGGATATTAAAAAACTCGAGTTGTTCCATCACTAAAGTCCTTCCTGACTGCAAAGCCGCATTACATTGCAACATTTGACCTATACTATATGCAATCATGACAGTGCGCTAACAAAAACACTGTTTTATTGCATACAATTCAATGCATTGCTTAGTGGCTGTCTCGCCACGTATTTTTGGAGTTTATTCTATGAAGCTTAGTTCAAAATCACTGCTTGCAGCTATCACACTACCTGTTCTGCTGACTGCTTGCCAGAGTAATGGAGAAAGTATGGAATTGACCGCTACGGATTTCCAACACCACAACTGGGAGTTGGTACAAATTGATGGCCAAGATATCAACCTTGATAGTAAGGAAGTTGCGCCTCGCTTGGAAATTGGCGAGAACATGACGGCGAATGGTAATGCTGGTTGTAATAACTTCTTTGGCCAAGCTGAGCTGAAGAACAACCAGCTGCGCATCGATAAAATGGGCATGACGATGAAAATGTGTCCAGATGCCGCGATGGAAGTCGAGCAAGCGATGTCAAAAACGCTGATGGAATGGAGTGATGTGACGTTAACGAAAGACCAAATGATTCTGACTAACGGCATTCATACATTAACGTTTAATCTTCGTGACTGGGTAAACTAACTCTCCTTGATAATCACACCCCCACAGAAACGAAAAAGCTCGCAAACACTGCGAGCTTTTTTATTGAAAGTGACTTAAGCGTTGCGTTCAAACAGCATCACTTTAAGGCTTGCTTCGGTATCGATATCTGCAAACTCTGGTGGGTTCTCTAAACGCTCGACAAACCGAATGTCAGGCGCTTCTTCCTGCATTGAATCAACGATGAACTCACTGCCTACCGCCGGTGAATTCACACACGCCATCACCTTACCGTTAGGGGTTAATAGGTCTGGCAACCGACGTAGAATCTTTTTGTAGTCTTTGGTCAAAGCAAAGCTGCCCTTCTGAAATGAAGGTGGATCGATAATCACCATATCGTAAGGGCCGTTTTTCTTAATTTTTCCCCAAGATTTAAAGATATCATGCGCCATGAACTTCACTTGCTGGATATTATGGCCATTGAGTTTGTGGTTTTCTCGGCCTTTACTCAAAGAAGAGCCTGCCATATCCAGATTCACTACTTGGTCTGCCCCACCTGCAATAGCGGCAACAGAGAAGCCGCAGGTATACGCAAACAAGTTGAGTACGTTAGCATGCTTGACATTGTTCTGTACCCACTCACGACCCAGGCGCATATCGAAAAACAGGCCTGCATTTTGGTTTGAGCCAAGGTGTAATTGATACTTTAGGCCGTTTTCAACCACGACAGGGCGAGACTCAAGCTCGCCGAAAATAACTTCTGCAGGCGCGCCCGATTCATAGCGGTGTTGTAGCAAGATACAGCGCCCTTGTCGCTCATTCCAAATTGCGCTTTGGGTAAAGGTGATGAGTGTTTCGCGCAGTGCCGTTAAAAAGTCTTCATCGACTTCTTTAAATAGGCTAACCACAAGCTGACCTTGTAGCCAATCACAGGTGATCTGCTCCAACCCTTCCCAGCTGCGTCCGCGACCATGAAACAGTCTACGCACCTCATCTGGAGCGACTTGTAACGCTTGCTCTACCGTCGAAATAAAAGTGGTAAGTTGTTGTAACTGCATGTTGTCTTTAACCTGTAATTGATTTTGGTAGTGATGGCCACGTTAGCGCCCACGGTTCGCTCCACTGACTGATCGCCTGAATAACTTCTGGGGCTTGCCAAAGCTCACCTAAGCTATCGCTACTTGGGTTAACGACAAAGCGATGATTCTCACCTCGAAACTCAAACCCTAAACAGTAAGCGTGTAAATAACCCCTATCTGATTGACTCGAGGGATTATAGATAGGGTCGCCCACTATCGCCGAGCCGACTGATTTTATCGCGACGCGAATCTGATGAGTTTTGCCTGTATATGGCTTACACAAGAACAAACGCTGCCCGGGCAAAGCCGCCTGTGTGAAAAACTGAGTCACCGCAGGGTTTTCTGTGGTTGGATTAAGCTTCCACGCAGAGCGTCTAGAGCGTGTCATATCTCCAGAGACCAAGCCCTGCTTCTTCTTGGGCTTTTTATCCGCGATGGCTAAGTAGTACTTCTCTACTTTTCGTTCGGCAAACTGAGCGGATAGCTCCGAGGCTACTTGGCTTGTCTTAGCAAGCAGAAGAATACCCGATGTCATCTTGTCGAGGCGGTGAACAAGAAAAAGCGCGTCACAACCTAGTTGGTGAGCAACCTCTGCCACCAGCATGGTGTCGCCATCATCTTTGTGTACTGAAACATTTGGGTGCTTGTTGATCACCACAAACTCGGGAGAATCGAAAACTATATCAAACATAAGGCCTCACTCATTGCCGCGCAGAGTATACCGAGTCCCCTTCAATACTTGAACCTCGTTTTGCTTGTTTGGGCACTGTTCATCCACGCCATACCAAAATAAGAATTTGTGTTATGTCTCAAGGTATGTTGTTGACCTTGCTTGGGGTTCGGTTTATTTAAGTATATGATGATCTTTGTATTTCATGCTCGCAGGCCAAAATGGACGCTTTTTATCACTATTTCACCCTCACTCTTATCGGAATCTATTGGTTTTTAGTTGCCGGTGTGACTCTCCGAGTGGTTTTAAAAAGGCGTTCCGTCAGTGTTTCGCTCGCTTGGCTGATGATTATTTATATCATCCCGGTTGTTGGGGTGATCTCTTACTTTATGTTCGGTGAACTTAACCTCGGAAGAAAGCGGGCTGACCGTGCTCGCGAAATGTTTACTCCCTTTGGTGAGTGGTTTAGCTTGCTCAACGAGTGTCAGGCGCACACTCCAGAGCGCATGGACGTTCACATCTCTCCAATCGATGAACTATGTAACCGCCGTATTGGTATTCCGACCCTTTGTGGCAACAGCCTAGACCTGCGCACCAATCCAGAAGAGATCCTCGAGTCCATCATTGAAGACATTAATCACGCTCAAAGCTCAATCAAGATGGTGTTCTATATTTGGCACCCCGGTGGCGTAGCTGATGCAGTGGCAAGTGCGCTCATTCAAGCGCGTAAGCGTGGTGTTGAAGTTAAGCTGCTCTTAGACTCTGCGGGCAGTCCTCGCTTCTTTCGAAGTTCGTGGTATACCATGATGCTCGATGCTGGTATTGAGGTTCGCCAAGCACTTTCTGTTAAGCCCTGGCGTATGTTTTTACGTAGGTTAGATCTTAGGCAGCATCGAAAAATCATTGTCATTGATGATGACGTGGCTTACACCGGCTCAATGAACTTGGTTGACCCAAAATATTTCAAGCAAGATTCTGGGGTTGGGCAATGGATAGACATCATGATTCGCGTCACCGGCCCTACGGTCAATGTATTGTCCGCGATTCACAGCTGGGACTGGGAAGTGGAAACCGGTAAGCGCGAATTACCGCGTATTCCAGAATGCCCTTTGATTGAGGCAGAACGTCCGTTGCCGATTCAAGTGGTACCGTCAGGCCCAGGTATGCCTGATCACCTCATTTCTCAGGTTTTAACGGTCGCAATTCATCAGTCTAAACACACAGTGAGAATTACCACTCCTTACTTTGTGCCGAGTGCCGATCTCACTGAGACATTAAAAACAACGGCTCAGCGAGGCATTAATGTTGAGCTTATCATTCCGCACAAAAATGACTCCTTGATGGTGCAATGGGCATCACGTGCTTTTTACACAGAACTGCTTGAAGCAGGCGTCAAAATCTATGAGTTTGATGGTGGCTTACTGCATACCAAATCGGTTGTGATTGATGACCTCTTCTGTCTTGTTGGCACAGTAAACATGGATATGCGCAGCCTATGGCTCAACTTTGAGGTTTCTCTTGCCGTAGAAGACCAAGAGTTTACGCATCAAATGGACCATCTACAGAAACAGTACATCAAGCAATCTTACCCCATTGACCTTGTGGAATGGCAAGAGAGACCCATTCGGAACCGGGTACTTGAACGTTTTTACTACCTCTTCAATCCACTTCTTTAAAAGGTCGTGCCAGCAAAGACTTGCAAAGATTCCTTTTTGTTGAGAAGGTCAAAGGTATAAGAGAAATCGACTCAATAAAGGAATATTCATGTCTGAAGGTAAAAAGACAACACTAATCACAGCCGGGCGAGATAAAAAATGGACGCACGGCGTGGTTAACCCACCAGTACAACGCGCTTCCACCATCGTTTTTGATACTGTTGCGGAGAAACAACAAGCAACCATCAATCGTGCGAATAAGACCCTGTTTTACGGACGCCGTGGCACCGAAACCCACTTTGCGTTCCAAGATGCGATGGTCAAAGTTGAAGGCGGCGCGGGTTGTGCACTCTACCCTTGTGGAACAGCGGCAATCTCTAACGCCATTCTCTCTTTTGTTGAGACGGGCGACCATGTATTGATGGTCGATACCTGCTACGAACCAACGCGCGATTTCTGTAATACCATCCTCAAGAAAATGGGCATCGAGACCACCTACTACCCGCCAGAAATCGGGGCCGGTATTCGTGATTACATCAAGCCAAACACCAAGATTCTATTTACAGAGTCACCAGGCTCTATCACGATGGAAGTACAAGATGTACCAACGCTTGCACGCCTTGCACATGAGCAAGACATCATTGTCATGCTAGATAATACTTGGGCTGCTGGTGTGAACTTCTCTCCATTTGAGCATGGCGTGGATATTTCGATCCAAGCTGCAACCAAATACATTGTTGGTCACTCAGATGTGATGCTAGGCACTGCCGTTGCTTCTGAAAAATACTGGGACCAACTGCGCGAGCAAAGCTATTTAATGGGACAGTGTGTTTCTCCTGATGATGCCTATCTTGGCCTACGTGGCTTGCGCACGATGGATGTTCGTCTCAAACAACATGCTGAAAACAGTCTTAAAGTGGCACAGTGGTTAGCACAGCGCCCAGAGGTCGATCATGTTCGCCACCCTGCGCTTGAATCCTGTCCCGGTCATGAGTTCTTTGAACGCGACTTTACAGGTGGCAATGGCCTGTTCTCATTCGTGCTAAAAACAACCAATCCGAAAGCGACAACGGCGCTTCTCGATGGCATGGATCACTTCAGCATGGGGTACTCGTGGGGCGGCTTTGAAAGTTTGATTCTTGCTAACGAGCCAAAGAGTTTCAACAGCTTACGCACGGTAGCGAATCCTAATTTTGAAGGTACCTTAATTCGTCTGCACATTGGCTTGGAAGATATCGAAGATTTAATTGCGGACCTTGAACGTGGACTTGCTCGCTACAATGCGGTCATTCTGGAAAACGCTGTAACGGCATAATTTCATTTTTACTTTGTAGATTAAAAAGAGCGGCTGTAGTAGCCGCTCTTGTTCAATCACTTCTCGATACTAGTTGATTACCACAGGGTACTCTTTAAACATCTCGCTAACTTGTTTTACGATGAACTCTTGACGGTCAGACGGCTTCATTGTTTCGCGTAGCTGTCGCTGCGAAATAGAACGCCACACAACCTCGTTGGTTTCACTGTCTACAAGATCAACGGCAATTTTTCCGTACTTAATCTCCGTCACTCGTGTTGGTGTACTTGCCCCAATACCGTAACCCACGCCACTGCGTCGACTGCCAGAACCAACGCCGAAACTAAACGTTGGGCCATCGGCCCGGAGTTCACTCGCCTCCAAGATATCAAAACGAACCACTAGGTCACTGTCTTGCTCTGATTGTGAAAGTCCCTTCATTGCCAACTCGCTGTCGACCGCTTGCTGAATACGGCTACCATCCAGACTGAGTGGCGCGTCCCCTCTATCTTCAAACTGATATGTTTTATAGCCAGAGAAATTGGCGTTTGAGTCATAGTCAGTCGCCACGCTAGAAGCGCATCCTGAGACAACGGCAATGACTGACGCCAAGACTAAAGATTTTTTGAGCGAATTTAGCATTACACAACCTCGATTTGCTAAGTGCTTGAGATGAGTCTAGTCGCTTTTCTTGTATCGGTTTTG comes from the Vibrio astriarenae genome and includes:
- a CDS encoding DUF1289 domain-containing protein, which produces MEQLEFFNIPSPCIGVCTTDERGYCKGCMRKREERFNWLNFTPREQKHIIHLCRQRYRRKMAKNQINKPQEEDPNGAQDSLFD
- the cls gene encoding cardiolipin synthase — protein: MDAFYHYFTLTLIGIYWFLVAGVTLRVVLKRRSVSVSLAWLMIIYIIPVVGVISYFMFGELNLGRKRADRAREMFTPFGEWFSLLNECQAHTPERMDVHISPIDELCNRRIGIPTLCGNSLDLRTNPEEILESIIEDINHAQSSIKMVFYIWHPGGVADAVASALIQARKRGVEVKLLLDSAGSPRFFRSSWYTMMLDAGIEVRQALSVKPWRMFLRRLDLRQHRKIIVIDDDVAYTGSMNLVDPKYFKQDSGVGQWIDIMIRVTGPTVNVLSAIHSWDWEVETGKRELPRIPECPLIEAERPLPIQVVPSGPGMPDHLISQVLTVAIHQSKHTVRITTPYFVPSADLTETLKTTAQRGINVELIIPHKNDSLMVQWASRAFYTELLEAGVKIYEFDGGLLHTKSVVIDDLFCLVGTVNMDMRSLWLNFEVSLAVEDQEFTHQMDHLQKQYIKQSYPIDLVEWQERPIRNRVLERFYYLFNPLL
- a CDS encoding class I SAM-dependent methyltransferase, whose translation is MQLQQLTTFISTVEQALQVAPDEVRRLFHGRGRSWEGLEQITCDWLQGQLVVSLFKEVDEDFLTALRETLITFTQSAIWNERQGRCILLQHRYESGAPAEVIFGELESRPVVVENGLKYQLHLGSNQNAGLFFDMRLGREWVQNNVKHANVLNLFAYTCGFSVAAIAGGADQVVNLDMAGSSLSKGRENHKLNGHNIQQVKFMAHDIFKSWGKIKKNGPYDMVIIDPPSFQKGSFALTKDYKKILRRLPDLLTPNGKVMACVNSPAVGSEFIVDSMQEEAPDIRFVERLENPPEFADIDTEASLKVMLFERNA
- a CDS encoding cystathionine beta-lyase, translating into MSEGKKTTLITAGRDKKWTHGVVNPPVQRASTIVFDTVAEKQQATINRANKTLFYGRRGTETHFAFQDAMVKVEGGAGCALYPCGTAAISNAILSFVETGDHVLMVDTCYEPTRDFCNTILKKMGIETTYYPPEIGAGIRDYIKPNTKILFTESPGSITMEVQDVPTLARLAHEQDIIVMLDNTWAAGVNFSPFEHGVDISIQAATKYIVGHSDVMLGTAVASEKYWDQLREQSYLMGQCVSPDDAYLGLRGLRTMDVRLKQHAENSLKVAQWLAQRPEVDHVRHPALESCPGHEFFERDFTGGNGLFSFVLKTTNPKATTALLDGMDHFSMGYSWGGFESLILANEPKSFNSLRTVANPNFEGTLIRLHIGLEDIEDLIADLERGLARYNAVILENAVTA
- a CDS encoding META domain-containing protein — encoded protein: MKLSSKSLLAAITLPVLLTACQSNGESMELTATDFQHHNWELVQIDGQDINLDSKEVAPRLEIGENMTANGNAGCNNFFGQAELKNNQLRIDKMGMTMKMCPDAAMEVEQAMSKTLMEWSDVTLTKDQMILTNGIHTLTFNLRDWVN
- a CDS encoding DUF4136 domain-containing protein, which codes for MLNSLKKSLVLASVIAVVSGCASSVATDYDSNANFSGYKTYQFEDRGDAPLSLDGSRIQQAVDSELAMKGLSQSEQDSDLVVRFDILEASELRADGPTFSFGVGSGSRRSGVGYGIGASTPTRVTEIKYGKIAVDLVDSETNEVVWRSISQRQLRETMKPSDRQEFIVKQVSEMFKEYPVVIN
- a CDS encoding TIGR01621 family pseudouridine synthase — its product is MFDIVFDSPEFVVINKHPNVSVHKDDGDTMLVAEVAHQLGCDALFLVHRLDKMTSGILLLAKTSQVASELSAQFAERKVEKYYLAIADKKPKKKQGLVSGDMTRSRRSAWKLNPTTENPAVTQFFTQAALPGQRLFLCKPYTGKTHQIRVAIKSVGSAIVGDPIYNPSSQSDRGYLHAYCLGFEFRGENHRFVVNPSSDSLGELWQAPEVIQAISQWSEPWALTWPSLPKSITG